The nucleotide window TTCAAATTGCGCAGCGTTATGGGCTTAATGAGCTGTGCCATGGTTGGCCGCAACATCCTGGAAGCAGCCTGGCACCCCGACAAGGAATGGATCGATGAAGGCGAAGTGAAGAAACTGGTGTGGAAGATGCATTCCTTCGATTGGTCGAGAACCGGCCAGATTCGCTACGCGTCGGGTATCCCCGGTCAGCGGTATGTATCCCAGGTACTGAACTACATGGTGTTTGGAGTGCCGGTGAAAGCAAGAGAACCCGTAGCCAGTCCGAAATTTACCATCGAAGATCAGGTAGGGTAACCACCAGCCTGTTTTCACAATGCATCAATGATATCACTGGCGATGAGGGCGTTCATGCCCCGGCGGGAGGCCGCCTGGTCACCTGCCTGCCCGTGCAGATAGACTCCCGCACAGGCAGCTTGTGTCGCATTATACCCTTGGGCCAGCAGGCTGCCAATCATACCGGTCAGCACGTCACCGGCCCCGCCGGTGGCCATGCCCGGATTGCCTGTAGTATTAATGTAAGCCGCTCCTTCGGGAGTGGCTATTACCGTTTGGGCTCCTTTCAGAACCAGGGTCACCTGATGAGCTTCAGCGAATTGCCGGGCCGCCTCAATCCGGTTCGCCTGCACTTCGCGAACCGGCACGTTCAGAAGCCTGGCCATTTCCCCGGGATGCGGTGTCAAGACAGTGGGCGCTTTGCGGACGGGCCAACGGTTAATAACGCCCGCCAGCATGTTCAATGCATCCGCATCCAGAACCAGCGGACACTCCGCCCCTTCCCAAAGGGTTTGAAGCCACTGCGCCCCTTTTTCAAACTGCCCGAGTCCGGGACCGACGGCCACTGCATCTTTTCCATCCGCAAGGGAGAGCAGCGCCTCCGGAACAACGGAGCCCCATTGTCCCGTCCCGGCATCGGGCAACCCTGACAGCATCACTTCCGGCAAATGGCCAGTCAATGGTCCCATTAAACTGTCGGGAACTGCCCATGTAACAAGGCCACAACCGGTGCGAAGCGCTGCTTTCGAGCAAAGCAGCCCGGCCCCTGTCATTCGCCGTGAACCTGCCGCAACCAACAGATGGCCGTATGTGCCTTTGTGCGTATCCTTATTCCTCGGAAGCGTCGGGTCCACCCCCAGACGCTCCTTCAGTGTGCCTTCGGTGATCAGAAATGTCCGAACCCCCAGTCTGTCCGCAAATTCGGGGCGAATTCCAATTGCCGCAACTGTAGTCTCCCCCGCCGCCCCGGTTCCCGGGTACTGGACAAGTCCCCTTTTCATAAATGCAATGGTAACAGTCCGTACAGCTCGGATACAGGGATCGCCAACTGCACCCGTGTCAGCATCCAAACCGCTTGGGATGTCAATGGAGAGGATTGGCAGTCCGCTTGCATTCGCTTCGTTGATGAGTGAAGCGTAAGGCTCTTTGGGAGCTCCTTTCGTCCCCGTTCCCAACAGACCGTCAATAACCCCGTCATAGGAACGCCAGTCCAATGTGTTTGGCTGATACTTCGTAACAGAGATTCCCAGCTTCTGCAGAATGTCCCGTTGAATCGCTGCGTCTCCCGTCAAGAATTGGGGGGACTCGGCATAAACGACGTGAACATGGTGGCCCCATTCTGAGAGGTGCCGGGCGACGGCGGCCGCATCTCCCCCATTGTTCCCTTTTCCCGCAAGAATCAGCCAGTTCTTCAACTGCCCTTGAGCATGGGCGTGCGCCTCCTTTGCCACCGCCTGTGCCGCATTCTCCATCAACACAATCGAGGGGATGCCAATGGTTTCGATCGTATACCGGTCAAGCTCGCGCATTTCGCGGGAAGTCACGACATGCATAGTTTCACCTTCAACCTTCAAATTCTCTTTATTAAAATTTCTCTTTATTGAAATGGCTCGGGCAGCCAGTTTCTGCTGATGATGGTTTTGCCTGTTGAATTCAGGGTTGCCGGGTCATAACTGAAACCTCCATGCTGTTTGGCAAGACTGATCAGTTCAAGTACCTCCCGGCCCGCATCGAAGCAGACAGGGCGGCTTTCCTCGTCGGCCACCACCCACGCCCCTTTGCCGCTGTCCATGATCCGTTTCAGGGCAGGGCTGTTTTTTGCATAAATTTCCATTCCAAAGATCGGTTTTTCCCCCGACTGCGCTTCCAGACCGCGGCTTACCAGATACAGAATCGACTTGCTGTAATAGGGGACGGAGGCATCCGATCTTTCCAGCTTATCACTTAAAGTATATAGGAAAAAACGTTTCAATAGGTAATGGTCAACGGCCCGTACATAGGCATCTTCAAATTGCTGCACCGTACAGGCTGGCGCATACAATGTGCAGGTGATTCCCTTGAGATAAGGATAGAAGTCCCCTTTTCCTTCCAGCAGCTGTTTCAAAAAGGTGTACAACACAATGGATCCGGCACTGTGGCCCACCAGGTGGATCTCCGCGTGCAGACCCGCTTTTTTCAATGCTTTTGAAAGCAGAAGCACAAAGTGCCAGCCGCCACCATGACTGGCAAACACTTGCATCCCCCTGCGTTTCATGGCTTCCCATGGTCCCGGGAATAACTTTGCCGCTTCTTCAATCAGTTCATCCACAATCGTGTCCACGACTTTATCCATGACCGCCATCTGCCGGAAATTTTCCGCCACCGACCTTTGCAGATGGTCTTCCAAAGCTTGTTGAAGGGATGACTCCCATATGAAAAAAACGGGATAGATGCCATTGGCAAGAAACGTCCGATACCGTTCCCGAATCCCTTCCCACGCCACCGTTTCCGGGACCAGCCCTCCGTGACAGTAAAACATGAGCCGGTGAGGCGCAGGCCTTTGCCGAAAGAAAGCAACAATGTTCTGAACCATGCGTTTCAACTGTCCCTCCGAACTCTGAAAAATTCCCGTCTTCGACAGTTGTCCGTCCGCTTCCGTATTTACAATAAAGTTGGCCAAATCCTCAGGAACATGAATCTGGTTCTTGCTCCTCCTGCCGCCAAGCCATCTCATGCCGATCCCCTCCCTGACAACATTTTATTCTTTCAAGGTAAAAAAAAGAAAACCCCCGACCATGAACTTGTCATGCATCGGGGGATTCCGATCTCAAACTTTTGCTACCGGTTTAATTTTTTGTTTAAAGCCGCCAGGTTCTCTTCGCTGTGTTTCAACCACTTTTTCATCTGATCCTCAAACGAGTTGAATCCCGGTTGTTTCCCCGTTTGTTTCTGCGGCCGGCGCCCCGTTCTTTCTGCTGCCGGCTTTGGTGTTGCTTCTTTGATCGACAACGAAATTTTGCCGGTATCCGGGTCAATCGATACCACCTTTACTTTTACAGTCTCGCCCACTTTAATGTGCTCATTGATGTCTTTCACATACGAATGGGACACTTGCGAGATATGGACCAGTCCCTGCCGGTTTTCGTCCACTTGTACGAAAACGCCAAAAGGTTTGACTGATACCACGCTACCCTCAATGATACTTCCTGGTTCAATTGCTGCTGGCATTCAAACACTCCTCAACCATTGTTCTCAAACATAACAGACTTCTATAGTGTACCCGAAAAAACCCATGATCTCCACAAAAGAAGATCATGGGTTTTCCT belongs to Effusibacillus lacus and includes:
- a CDS encoding CvfD/Ygs/GSP13 family RNA-binding post-transcriptional regulator — translated: MPAAIEPGSIIEGSVVSVKPFGVFVQVDENRQGLVHISQVSHSYVKDINEHIKVGETVKVKVVSIDPDTGKISLSIKEATPKPAAERTGRRPQKQTGKQPGFNSFEDQMKKWLKHSEENLAALNKKLNR
- a CDS encoding NAD(P)H-hydrate dehydratase; its protein translation is MHVVTSREMRELDRYTIETIGIPSIVLMENAAQAVAKEAHAHAQGQLKNWLILAGKGNNGGDAAAVARHLSEWGHHVHVVYAESPQFLTGDAAIQRDILQKLGISVTKYQPNTLDWRSYDGVIDGLLGTGTKGAPKEPYASLINEANASGLPILSIDIPSGLDADTGAVGDPCIRAVRTVTIAFMKRGLVQYPGTGAAGETTVAAIGIRPEFADRLGVRTFLITEGTLKERLGVDPTLPRNKDTHKGTYGHLLVAAGSRRMTGAGLLCSKAALRTGCGLVTWAVPDSLMGPLTGHLPEVMLSGLPDAGTGQWGSVVPEALLSLADGKDAVAVGPGLGQFEKGAQWLQTLWEGAECPLVLDADALNMLAGVINRWPVRKAPTVLTPHPGEMARLLNVPVREVQANRIEAARQFAEAHQVTLVLKGAQTVIATPEGAAYINTTGNPGMATGGAGDVLTGMIGSLLAQGYNATQAACAGVYLHGQAGDQAASRRGMNALIASDIIDAL